Proteins encoded within one genomic window of uncultured Fretibacterium sp.:
- the ftsA gene encoding cell division protein FtsA — MHRETDILVGLSVGTTKVTVIVAGRDPRYQDSVQVIGVGCSPSRGISKGVIVNLNEATESVLNAVRDAENIVGQKLSSAVVAFNSLEVNSVMTEGMVALGGREPSRVEIPDLERVIEAAQSRLSLSKNTLSVHTIPVRYFLDDRSVDEPLNMTGMRLEMALQTVSVPKTYVQNVITCVEDARIHVEGLVIKPLASSLGALTNEEMRIGIISLSIGGGSTGLVLYQAGRPFKIQSFPIGGDHITNDLAGVLRISLKKAEELKKRLFTEEEEALRSEGIDVGLALDVICARVEELFEDHVREALREYKPQLFPGGVVLSGGVAKTPGIGEMLSDILKMPVRIANPGELYSMPPGREDPSYVSAAGLLRYLLYRRRYPHLFIEPPQTELLPLPRAGVREPAEIYRSPSSGPKWNMKNMLEKLKENLKDLF, encoded by the coding sequence TTGCATAGGGAGACGGATATCTTAGTCGGACTTAGCGTAGGAACCACGAAGGTCACCGTTATCGTGGCGGGAAGGGACCCGCGCTATCAGGATTCCGTCCAGGTGATCGGCGTGGGATGCTCCCCTTCACGCGGTATCTCAAAGGGCGTTATCGTCAACCTGAACGAGGCTACGGAGTCCGTCCTGAATGCGGTGCGGGACGCCGAGAACATCGTGGGACAGAAGCTGTCTTCGGCCGTCGTTGCGTTCAACTCCCTGGAGGTAAACAGCGTCATGACGGAGGGCATGGTGGCGCTGGGCGGACGCGAGCCCAGCCGGGTCGAGATCCCGGACCTGGAACGGGTGATCGAAGCCGCTCAGAGCCGGCTTTCCCTCTCCAAGAACACGCTCTCCGTGCACACGATCCCGGTCCGTTATTTTCTGGACGACCGTTCGGTCGACGAGCCTCTCAATATGACGGGGATGCGCCTCGAGATGGCGCTCCAGACCGTTTCCGTCCCAAAGACCTACGTGCAGAACGTCATCACCTGCGTCGAGGATGCGAGGATACATGTGGAGGGCCTGGTCATCAAGCCCCTTGCCTCCTCCCTGGGGGCGCTGACGAACGAGGAGATGCGTATCGGCATCATATCGCTGTCCATTGGGGGCGGTTCGACGGGCCTCGTCCTCTATCAGGCCGGCCGGCCTTTCAAGATCCAGAGCTTCCCCATCGGCGGGGACCACATCACGAACGATCTGGCCGGGGTACTCCGGATCTCCCTGAAAAAAGCGGAGGAGCTCAAGAAGCGTCTCTTTACCGAGGAGGAGGAGGCGCTTCGGAGCGAGGGGATCGACGTTGGCCTGGCCCTCGACGTGATCTGCGCCAGGGTCGAGGAGTTGTTTGAGGATCATGTGCGAGAGGCGCTTCGGGAGTACAAGCCTCAGCTCTTCCCTGGAGGGGTCGTCCTGTCCGGAGGGGTGGCCAAGACCCCCGGGATCGGGGAGATGCTCTCCGACATCCTGAAGATGCCGGTCCGCATCGCAAACCCAGGGGAACTCTACTCCATGCCCCCCGGCCGTGAGGACCCCAGCTATGTCAGCGCGGCGGGGCTGCTGCGGTATCTTCTGTATCGCCGGCGTTATCCGCATCTTTTCATCGAACCGCCGCAGACGGAGCTGCTCCCGCTGCCGAGGGCTGGGGTCAGGGAGCCCGCGGAGATCTATCGAAGTCCGTCGTCGGGGCCGAAATGGAACATGAAAAATATGCTGGAGAAGCTGAAGGAGAACCTTAAGGACCTGTTTTAA
- a CDS encoding SPOR domain-containing protein produces the protein MLPFVGIVAIGLLVVAGKLFFLNGIRPERSSPPVVREFPVHDPDPARAETPSHEREGTQSPASDAVPERTGTDVPSASAPPAASSDRAFDEKLPDLRRTTIPIDLLAVPYGTVTPDASKKGGSPSVSGKETPKKEAPKKEAPKKDVAKEPSNKKEVSKKEAPREGPGGTQKPVRRVEVVVSPARKPAVPQPSGSPAPDKRKPPAPVVTNPVPKPRNSSWHVQVGAFSSKESAVEVSRKLSQSGYKVSVSSGVRFHRVVVQAGSSRQDALTLASRLHKEGFPDAFSIPPASP, from the coding sequence ATGTTGCCGTTCGTGGGTATTGTGGCGATCGGCCTCTTGGTCGTGGCGGGAAAGCTGTTCTTCTTGAACGGGATTCGCCCGGAGCGAAGCTCCCCGCCGGTTGTCAGGGAATTTCCTGTGCATGATCCGGATCCGGCTCGTGCGGAGACCCCCTCACACGAGCGGGAGGGTACCCAGTCTCCAGCGTCCGACGCGGTTCCGGAGAGGACGGGGACGGATGTGCCGTCGGCCTCTGCCCCCCCAGCGGCGTCCTCCGATAGGGCCTTTGATGAAAAGTTGCCGGATCTGCGTAGGACCACGATACCGATCGACCTCCTCGCCGTCCCCTACGGGACCGTAACTCCCGATGCCTCTAAGAAGGGAGGAAGCCCCTCCGTATCCGGGAAGGAGACTCCCAAAAAAGAGGCTCCCAAAAAAGAGGCTCCCAAAAAGGACGTTGCTAAGGAGCCTTCCAACAAGAAGGAAGTATCCAAGAAGGAAGCACCCAGGGAGGGCCCCGGGGGCACCCAGAAGCCTGTGCGGCGCGTGGAGGTCGTCGTCTCGCCCGCTCGAAAGCCGGCTGTTCCCCAGCCCTCCGGGAGTCCGGCGCCGGATAAGCGCAAGCCCCCAGCTCCGGTCGTGACCAACCCCGTGCCCAAGCCGAGAAATTCCTCCTGGCACGTGCAGGTGGGGGCATTCTCGTCCAAGGAGTCCGCTGTCGAGGTCTCCCGTAAGCTGTCGCAGTCCGGCTATAAGGTTTCCGTCTCATCCGGAGTCCGGTTCCACAGGGTTGTGGTCCAGGCAGGCTCGTCGCGGCAGGATGCGTTGACCCTCGCTTCGCGCCTTCATAAGGAAGGTTTCCCCGATGCGTTTTCCATCCCTCCGGCCTCTCCTTAG
- the murB gene encoding UDP-N-acetylmuramate dehydrogenase, with protein sequence MMSRAGLADALQGVLHCLVERDRPLSGLSTLGVGGWAQCYAEPTELEDFLVLRRFSHREGLPFHVVGGGSNVVFADGPISGIVVSTRRWNAVRWLSRGDRVVADVQAGHGLASLVGAAAKQGLTGLEFALGIPGTVGGAVVGNAGAGGRGVGDGLEEVLSAEPDGSLRRWREGEFSCSYRRCSLSEPGRLLLSCKMILRPAPRGEIEESMERFRSARRMQPHGGRSAGCSFKNPDGESAGRLLDRCGCKGMAVGDAVVSDSHANFVLNRGRATGGDVLSLLRACRRRVFERTGVLLEPEVRFLGWEHTWDEEPAMDVGNESHRPCPRGETFC encoded by the coding sequence ATGATGAGCCGGGCGGGGCTCGCGGACGCGCTGCAGGGGGTGCTGCATTGTCTCGTGGAGCGGGACAGGCCCCTGTCGGGCCTCTCCACCCTGGGGGTGGGGGGATGGGCGCAGTGTTACGCCGAGCCCACGGAGCTCGAGGATTTCCTCGTCCTGCGTCGGTTTTCCCATCGGGAGGGCCTGCCCTTTCATGTCGTCGGAGGGGGGAGCAACGTCGTTTTTGCGGACGGACCGATTTCGGGCATCGTCGTCTCGACCCGTCGATGGAATGCCGTCCGGTGGCTGTCGCGGGGGGACCGCGTCGTTGCGGACGTACAGGCGGGGCATGGCCTTGCCTCTCTGGTGGGTGCCGCGGCAAAGCAGGGATTGACGGGATTGGAGTTTGCCTTGGGGATCCCTGGGACCGTGGGCGGCGCCGTGGTCGGAAACGCGGGGGCCGGAGGGCGGGGCGTCGGCGACGGGCTCGAGGAGGTGCTCTCCGCGGAGCCGGACGGGTCCCTTCGCAGGTGGAGGGAGGGGGAGTTCTCCTGTTCCTATCGCAGGTGTTCTCTATCGGAGCCGGGGCGTTTGCTCCTGTCCTGTAAAATGATCCTCAGACCAGCCCCCAGGGGCGAGATCGAGGAGAGCATGGAGCGCTTTAGATCCGCCCGGAGGATGCAGCCCCATGGTGGAAGGAGCGCGGGGTGCAGCTTCAAGAACCCGGACGGCGAGAGTGCAGGACGCCTTTTGGACCGCTGCGGCTGCAAGGGGATGGCCGTGGGGGATGCCGTCGTGTCCGACAGTCACGCCAATTTCGTCCTGAACCGCGGCCGTGCGACGGGGGGGGACGTTCTGTCCCTGCTGCGGGCCTGCCGGCGTAGAGTGTTCGAGCGCACGGGGGTTCTGCTCGAGCCGGAGGTCCGGTTTCTGGGATGGGAACATACTTGGGATGAGGAGCCTGCCATGGATGTGGGGAACGAATCTCACCGGCCTTGTCCTCGCGGGGAAACTTTTTGTTGA
- a CDS encoding DNA polymerase → MEKTGKILIVDGHGLAFRAFYAVPPLSAPDGTPTNAITGFMNMLARVEEDLSPGCCAVVFDAPGPTFRHEAFPQYKEQRRPTPEEFKPQVPLLRELLELMGYPVLSVEGVEADDVIASLALTAVGAGRRAVILSSDKDLQQVLGEGVTMMRPMKGITTLAEYDAAAFERDHGFPPESVSDYLALLGDAADNVPGVPGVGEKTALQLIGQWRNLERLFASLDEVRPAVRKKLEAGRDSAFRSRELIRLRLDVPVDLDVCLSVAPEPERALSLCARLGLSKLAERLKRKVWDAEGKRPGTGEEAPPVRGAPVPFEALMGAEAVGVVLLDGGEESGKKEEPRFQAAVSDGRFAEGGLLDLERLLASGVRTVFTDDCKTLMGRFGVPFGTVCVWDLKTAHYLLHPDLASHAPSTLLPPLPRETPPALRLLETARGLDAEIDRHEGLRTVMEELDLPLIPVLVAMERAGVRLDLERFESLRSELEARIAAIEGEIAEQAGEAVNLNSPKQVAELLFERLGLPSGARTRGKTAFSTSASVLEGLAALPNGGVPRLLLEHRELSKMLSGFVVPLRKSAELGGGIVHTTFEAAFTGTGRLSSRDPNLQNLPAFGHWAERIKEGLIPVGEGNVFVAADYSQVELRVLAHFSREPRLIEAFRRGVDIHRETASWVFGVEPDFVTPELRRVAKMVNFGLLYGMSAFGLAERLGVDRGEAAGIVRRYFDALPGVGRYLEESAAQARALGYARTLDGRIRPVAEAAEGVRDRNGLNRILVNTPIQGTAADIARRAMVEFARRFAGDGAVRLFLQVHDSLVCECPASRAEEVGASLSEVMKGAGRLSVPLETDLKVGRSLAET, encoded by the coding sequence ATGGAAAAGACGGGAAAAATTTTGATCGTCGATGGGCACGGCCTGGCCTTCCGGGCCTTCTACGCCGTGCCGCCCCTCTCGGCCCCGGATGGGACCCCGACCAACGCGATCACCGGATTCATGAACATGCTGGCCCGGGTGGAGGAGGATCTGTCCCCCGGCTGCTGCGCCGTTGTGTTCGACGCACCTGGCCCGACGTTTCGGCACGAAGCCTTTCCGCAGTACAAGGAACAGCGCAGGCCGACCCCCGAGGAGTTCAAGCCCCAGGTCCCGCTCCTGCGCGAGCTCCTGGAGCTGATGGGGTATCCCGTCCTCTCCGTGGAGGGAGTGGAGGCGGACGACGTCATCGCGTCCCTGGCTCTGACGGCCGTCGGAGCGGGGCGGCGGGCCGTGATCCTGTCCTCCGACAAGGACCTCCAGCAGGTCCTGGGTGAGGGCGTGACGATGATGCGCCCGATGAAGGGCATCACTACCCTGGCGGAGTACGATGCGGCCGCCTTCGAGCGGGACCACGGCTTCCCTCCCGAGTCGGTCTCGGACTACCTGGCGCTCCTGGGCGACGCCGCGGACAACGTCCCCGGCGTCCCCGGCGTGGGGGAGAAGACTGCCCTGCAGCTGATCGGACAGTGGCGGAACCTGGAGCGCCTCTTCGCCTCCCTGGACGAGGTCCGTCCCGCGGTCCGCAAAAAACTGGAGGCGGGCCGGGACTCCGCGTTCCGGAGCCGCGAGCTCATCCGCCTGCGCCTCGACGTCCCGGTCGACCTCGATGTCTGCCTCTCCGTCGCTCCGGAACCGGAGCGGGCCCTCTCACTCTGTGCTCGTCTGGGGCTGTCGAAACTCGCGGAACGCCTGAAGCGAAAGGTTTGGGACGCGGAGGGAAAGCGGCCGGGGACCGGGGAGGAAGCCCCTCCCGTCCGTGGGGCGCCCGTCCCCTTCGAGGCCCTGATGGGGGCCGAGGCGGTCGGAGTCGTCCTCCTGGACGGGGGAGAGGAGTCGGGTAAGAAAGAGGAGCCCCGTTTTCAGGCGGCCGTCTCGGACGGACGCTTCGCCGAGGGGGGGCTCCTCGACCTGGAGCGCCTCCTGGCCAGCGGCGTTCGTACGGTGTTTACGGACGACTGCAAAACGCTCATGGGCCGCTTTGGGGTGCCGTTCGGGACGGTGTGCGTGTGGGACCTGAAGACGGCCCACTACCTGTTGCATCCCGACCTCGCCTCGCACGCGCCCTCGACCCTTTTGCCCCCCTTGCCGAGGGAGACGCCGCCCGCCCTGAGGCTTCTGGAGACGGCCCGGGGGCTCGACGCCGAGATCGACCGTCACGAGGGGCTCAGGACTGTGATGGAGGAGCTTGACCTTCCCCTGATCCCCGTGCTGGTTGCGATGGAGAGGGCGGGGGTTCGGCTGGACCTCGAGAGGTTCGAGTCGCTTCGTTCGGAGCTGGAGGCGCGTATCGCCGCCATCGAGGGGGAGATCGCGGAGCAGGCGGGGGAGGCGGTCAACCTGAACTCCCCCAAACAGGTCGCGGAGCTTCTGTTCGAGCGCCTGGGGCTTCCCAGCGGAGCCAGGACCAGGGGTAAGACGGCCTTCTCCACCAGCGCATCCGTCCTGGAGGGGCTGGCGGCCCTGCCGAACGGCGGGGTCCCGCGGCTTCTCCTGGAGCATCGCGAGCTCTCCAAGATGCTCAGCGGTTTCGTCGTCCCCCTGCGGAAATCGGCCGAGCTCGGCGGGGGCATTGTCCACACGACCTTCGAGGCGGCCTTCACCGGTACGGGGCGGCTCAGCAGCCGGGACCCGAACCTCCAGAACCTGCCGGCCTTCGGCCATTGGGCGGAGCGCATCAAGGAGGGGCTGATCCCGGTCGGGGAGGGGAACGTCTTCGTCGCTGCGGACTACTCTCAGGTTGAGCTTCGCGTCTTGGCGCACTTTTCGCGGGAGCCGCGGCTGATCGAGGCCTTCCGCCGGGGGGTGGACATCCATCGGGAGACGGCGTCCTGGGTCTTCGGCGTCGAGCCGGATTTCGTCACCCCCGAGCTGCGCCGCGTGGCGAAGATGGTCAACTTCGGGCTCCTTTATGGGATGAGCGCCTTCGGGCTGGCCGAACGGCTGGGTGTGGACCGCGGAGAGGCGGCCGGGATCGTCAGGCGCTACTTCGACGCGCTGCCGGGGGTGGGGCGCTACCTCGAGGAGAGCGCCGCGCAGGCCCGGGCGCTCGGCTATGCCCGAACCCTCGACGGACGGATTCGCCCCGTAGCGGAGGCGGCGGAGGGGGTTCGGGACCGGAACGGGCTGAACCGCATTCTCGTCAATACCCCCATTCAGGGGACGGCCGCGGACATCGCCCGCCGGGCGATGGTCGAGTTCGCCCGGCGCTTCGCCGGAGATGGGGCCGTCAGGCTCTTCCTGCAGGTGCACGACTCCCTGGTCTGCGAGTGCCCGGCCAGCCGGGCCGAGGAGGTCGGGGCGTCCCTGTCCGAGGTCATGAAGGGGGCCGGCCGCCTCTCCGTTCCGCTGGAGACGGACCTGAAGGTGGGACGCTCCCTGGCGGAGACGTAG
- a CDS encoding UDP-N-acetylglucosamine--N-acetylmuramyl-(pentapeptide) pyrophosphoryl-undecaprenol N-acetylglucosamine transferase gives MQRKKRVKKKRVLIAAGGTGGHILPAVVFGRWLEARHEASVSYLAGGRPLEREIYASFGIEPHILPIEGSPLGVRSPVRMLLRSFALLRSLGTAARCISREEPNVCVLFGGYVSLPPLLICRIRRIPVVIHEQNAVAGRVTRLASRCGAVVASGWRACDGVLSFLPVGIPVRRPERLLPSRARERMALELPKGGRIVGVAGGSLGSRTLVERALAAAAFFEKNGDNVVFLFLGDPPEFDLPSNVRFVGRQWDMNPFYSLCDALICRAGGSTLAEALQWGIPAVVVPWEGAAEGHQERNARCFEEAGGGVVWREGDGEPLESPLERLLQRGRGAADWAPDVCSALRALLPI, from the coding sequence ATGCAGAGGAAAAAACGAGTGAAGAAAAAACGGGTGCTGATCGCTGCGGGCGGAACGGGGGGGCACATTCTCCCCGCAGTGGTGTTTGGGCGGTGGCTGGAGGCGCGCCATGAGGCGTCGGTCTCCTACCTTGCGGGGGGGCGCCCCCTGGAGAGGGAGATCTACGCCTCTTTCGGGATAGAGCCTCACATCCTCCCCATCGAGGGCTCTCCCCTGGGAGTGCGGTCACCGGTCCGCATGCTGCTCCGCTCGTTCGCCCTCCTCAGATCCCTGGGAACGGCGGCCCGATGCATTTCCCGAGAGGAGCCCAATGTCTGCGTCCTCTTCGGCGGGTACGTCTCGCTGCCCCCTCTTCTAATCTGTAGAATTAGGAGAATACCCGTCGTCATCCACGAGCAGAACGCCGTTGCAGGCCGGGTTACCCGCCTGGCCTCCCGGTGTGGCGCCGTCGTGGCCTCGGGATGGAGGGCGTGCGACGGGGTGCTGTCCTTCCTCCCCGTCGGAATCCCCGTGAGGCGGCCGGAACGGCTTTTGCCCTCCCGTGCCCGTGAGAGGATGGCTCTGGAGCTCCCCAAAGGGGGGCGGATCGTCGGGGTCGCGGGCGGCTCCCTCGGGAGCAGAACACTTGTGGAACGGGCGCTTGCCGCGGCCGCGTTTTTCGAGAAGAACGGAGATAACGTTGTCTTCCTGTTCCTGGGGGATCCGCCGGAGTTCGATCTCCCCTCAAACGTCCGTTTCGTGGGGAGGCAGTGGGACATGAACCCCTTCTACTCGCTGTGCGACGCCCTGATCTGCAGGGCCGGAGGCTCGACGCTCGCGGAGGCCCTGCAATGGGGTATTCCCGCCGTGGTAGTCCCCTGGGAGGGGGCTGCCGAGGGGCATCAGGAACGCAACGCCCGCTGCTTCGAGGAGGCCGGTGGAGGTGTCGTCTGGAGGGAGGGCGACGGCGAGCCCCTGGAAAGCCCGCTCGAGAGGCTGCTCCAAAGAGGAAGGGGCGCTGCGGATTGGGCCCCGGATGTCTGCTCCGCACTTCGGGCACTGCTTCCTATATAG
- the murC gene encoding UDP-N-acetylmuramate--L-alanine ligase, producing the protein MSELAGAKRIHLMGIGGSGMSSLARLLSSMGNVVSGCDLRPGSSCVRALEALGVPCVAGHSREHLERFDPQLVIFSSAVDGDCEELAAARRKGIRTVGRGEALSWLFNEARGVGVAGTHGKTTTTSMIGLILERAGLSPTLYVGAEVRDIGTNARLGGNPLFVAELDESDGSFEYFHPSLAVVTNIDWDHVDHFKSREDVVEAFVRFVRGLKPGAPLVACAEDEGAQAMMKKIPGVEVRGPFLRYGWGRSWDWGAFDLRHKPGGGVSFAVCRRGEDLGRLEMSVSGEHNVLNALAALAASDALGVPFRTAADTLRTFRGAARRLQTLGSRNGVLVIDDYAHHPAEIMASLGAMRRVHAGRRLVVVFQPHRYSRTAAFQKPLAAALREADLVLLLPVYGAGEAVVPLVSSRGIADRLRADGHPCRLCEGEEDALSALGCLLREGDVLLTLGAGSVSRLGGLFLSGEGTEG; encoded by the coding sequence ATGTCGGAACTCGCGGGGGCGAAACGGATTCATCTCATGGGGATCGGCGGGTCGGGAATGAGTTCCCTCGCCCGGCTGCTCTCGTCCATGGGGAACGTGGTCAGCGGATGCGACCTGCGGCCTGGATCCTCTTGCGTAAGGGCGTTGGAGGCCCTTGGGGTGCCGTGTGTGGCCGGACATTCCCGGGAGCACCTCGAGAGGTTCGACCCGCAGCTGGTGATCTTCAGCAGCGCCGTGGATGGGGACTGTGAGGAGCTTGCCGCCGCCAGACGCAAGGGCATCAGGACGGTCGGGCGCGGAGAGGCCCTGAGCTGGCTTTTCAACGAGGCTCGGGGGGTTGGTGTTGCGGGGACGCACGGAAAGACGACCACGACGTCCATGATCGGATTGATCCTGGAGCGGGCGGGGCTGTCCCCTACGCTCTACGTCGGCGCCGAGGTTCGGGACATCGGGACGAACGCGCGCCTTGGAGGCAACCCCCTCTTCGTGGCCGAGCTGGACGAAAGCGACGGCTCCTTTGAATACTTTCATCCCTCCCTTGCGGTCGTGACCAACATCGACTGGGATCATGTGGATCACTTCAAGTCCCGGGAGGATGTCGTGGAGGCTTTCGTCCGTTTCGTCAGGGGGCTGAAGCCCGGTGCGCCGCTCGTGGCCTGTGCCGAGGACGAGGGGGCCCAGGCCATGATGAAAAAAATCCCGGGGGTCGAGGTCCGGGGCCCCTTCCTCCGTTACGGCTGGGGACGGTCCTGGGACTGGGGGGCCTTCGACCTCCGGCACAAGCCGGGAGGGGGCGTCTCCTTTGCCGTGTGCCGTCGGGGCGAGGACCTGGGGCGCCTCGAGATGTCCGTGTCCGGGGAGCACAACGTGCTGAACGCCCTGGCCGCCCTGGCCGCATCCGATGCTCTGGGGGTTCCCTTTCGGACAGCGGCCGATACGCTCAGGACCTTCCGCGGCGCCGCGCGGCGGCTCCAGACCCTGGGGTCGCGGAACGGGGTCCTGGTCATCGACGACTACGCGCACCACCCCGCCGAGATAATGGCCTCCCTCGGGGCCATGAGGAGGGTTCACGCCGGCCGCCGTCTCGTGGTCGTCTTCCAGCCGCACCGGTACAGCCGTACCGCGGCCTTTCAGAAGCCCCTGGCCGCCGCGCTCCGGGAGGCGGATCTCGTGCTGCTGCTGCCCGTCTACGGGGCGGGGGAGGCCGTCGTCCCCTTGGTCTCGTCCCGTGGCATCGCGGACAGGCTGAGGGCTGATGGGCATCCCTGCCGCCTCTGCGAGGGGGAGGAGGACGCACTCTCCGCATTGGGTTGCCTTTTGAGGGAGGGGGATGTCCTTCTGACCCTGGGGGCCGGTAGCGTATCCCGTCTGGGCGGACTTTTCCTGTCCGGCGAGGGGACAGAGGGCTGA
- the ftsZ gene encoding cell division protein FtsZ, which translates to MEQNQMFQLTDSIKQRENIIVFGVGGGGGNALNHIINSGLEGVEFVAANTDAKALALNKAPNKIVLGEKLTRGLGAGANPQVGMDAAKESMDRIKEYIEGADMLFVTAGMGGGTGTGAAPVIADVAREMGILVVAVVTLPFSFEMQKRFLTAQDGIARLKDNVDALLVVENDRLLGLADEKLRLVDAYQMVDEVLRQAVQGVTDLIVKPGVINLDFADIKTVMRNAGSAIMGIGVGEGESRAELAAKAAIKSPLMSIPMQGAKGILFNVTTGSDVTLAEMARAAEVIKSTADPTAEVIWGHVIDEEVGDAIRLTLIATGFPEGKAKPAPVVERFRKEAPSPSVRTISSLFSAKKNEGNGFEETRLQAPGEEETDLFRGVPKTAYDQPAIYRKRQKE; encoded by the coding sequence ATGGAGCAGAATCAAATGTTTCAGCTTACCGATTCCATAAAACAGCGGGAGAACATCATCGTCTTCGGGGTGGGCGGCGGCGGCGGCAACGCTTTGAACCATATCATCAATTCCGGTTTGGAGGGCGTGGAGTTCGTCGCGGCCAATACGGATGCCAAGGCGTTGGCCCTGAACAAGGCCCCCAACAAAATCGTGTTGGGGGAGAAGCTGACCCGCGGCCTCGGAGCGGGGGCCAACCCCCAGGTGGGGATGGATGCCGCCAAGGAGTCCATGGATCGCATCAAGGAATATATCGAGGGGGCGGACATGCTTTTCGTCACGGCGGGCATGGGTGGCGGAACGGGGACCGGAGCGGCTCCCGTCATTGCCGACGTCGCCCGTGAGATGGGCATCCTCGTCGTCGCCGTGGTGACCCTTCCCTTCAGCTTCGAGATGCAGAAGCGTTTCCTGACGGCCCAGGACGGCATTGCCCGCCTGAAGGACAACGTCGACGCGCTGCTTGTCGTCGAGAACGACCGGCTTCTGGGGTTGGCCGATGAGAAGCTGCGGCTGGTGGATGCCTATCAGATGGTGGACGAGGTCCTGCGTCAGGCCGTTCAGGGAGTGACGGACCTGATCGTGAAGCCGGGGGTCATCAACCTCGATTTTGCGGATATCAAGACGGTCATGCGCAACGCGGGGTCCGCGATCATGGGAATTGGCGTCGGGGAGGGGGAGAGCCGCGCCGAGCTGGCCGCCAAGGCGGCGATCAAATCCCCGCTCATGTCCATTCCGATGCAGGGCGCCAAGGGGATCCTTTTCAACGTGACGACGGGGTCCGACGTCACGCTCGCCGAGATGGCCCGTGCCGCCGAGGTCATCAAGTCCACGGCCGATCCCACCGCCGAGGTGATCTGGGGGCACGTCATCGACGAGGAGGTTGGGGACGCCATTCGACTGACCCTCATCGCGACGGGATTCCCGGAGGGCAAGGCCAAGCCGGCCCCGGTTGTGGAGAGGTTTAGGAAGGAGGCTCCTTCTCCGTCCGTGCGCACGATTTCCTCGCTCTTCAGTGCCAAGAAGAACGAGGGGAACGGCTTCGAGGAGACCCGGCTGCAAGCGCCGGGGGAGGAGGAGACGGATCTGTTTCGAGGGGTCCCGAAGACGGCCTATGACCAGCCCGCCATATACCGGAAGCGCCAGAAGGAGTAA
- a CDS encoding folylpolyglutamate synthase/dihydrofolate synthase family protein has translation MIREVHVPGGEDFGDVESLLALAASPGIRPGLERVGHLLELLGNPQDDYPALHVVGTNGKGSTCAFLESVLRAAGYRTAFYSSPHLESPGERLLIAGRPLAADRWMAAVQKTVDAVRGDSSLEADPPSYFEIVTAAAFCLASEERADVAVVEAGLGGRLDATNLLGDVVCSVVTSISKDHSEYLGDTLERIAGEKFAVVRPGVPACYLGDNAGLIPLFESFCARAGALPYVVSEDSEAINVRVTDCGCSFDFIGKSLSLRDIRIRMVGRYQVSNAALALSVLERTWDRFPRLTPESTRRGMEAAFWPGRLEVVWKAPLVVLDGGHNEDGVRKLVESVRELWPARRVGVVYAAMRDKEYGACLSLLQGLSPALYVTAVPGLSRSLEPAGLLEAAEGLAWRNIPCPFDSPLDAVEAAAAENEVVLVCGSLYLIGWVRPRLRRGA, from the coding sequence ATGATTCGTGAGGTCCATGTTCCGGGGGGGGAGGACTTCGGCGATGTCGAGTCGCTTTTGGCCCTTGCGGCCTCCCCGGGGATTCGCCCCGGTCTGGAGCGGGTCGGGCACCTTCTGGAGCTCTTGGGGAACCCTCAGGACGACTATCCCGCCCTGCATGTGGTTGGGACGAACGGCAAGGGCTCGACCTGCGCCTTTCTGGAGTCCGTCCTGCGGGCCGCGGGATACCGGACGGCCTTTTACAGCAGCCCTCACCTGGAGAGCCCCGGGGAGCGCCTTTTGATTGCGGGGCGCCCACTCGCTGCGGACCGATGGATGGCTGCGGTTCAAAAAACTGTGGATGCCGTGAGGGGAGACTCGTCGCTCGAGGCGGATCCCCCTTCTTATTTTGAGATAGTCACGGCGGCGGCCTTTTGCCTCGCGTCGGAGGAACGGGCGGACGTCGCAGTGGTCGAGGCGGGCCTGGGGGGAAGGCTGGATGCGACGAACCTGCTGGGCGACGTCGTCTGTTCCGTCGTCACCTCCATCTCCAAGGATCACTCCGAATACCTGGGGGACACGCTCGAGAGGATCGCGGGGGAAAAATTCGCCGTGGTGCGCCCCGGCGTTCCGGCCTGCTATCTGGGGGATAATGCCGGGCTGATCCCGCTCTTCGAGTCCTTCTGTGCCCGGGCGGGAGCCCTGCCCTACGTCGTCTCCGAGGATTCCGAGGCGATAAACGTCCGTGTGACGGACTGCGGATGCTCCTTCGATTTCATCGGAAAAAGCCTGTCCCTTCGGGATATTCGCATTCGCATGGTCGGGCGTTATCAGGTGTCCAACGCGGCGCTTGCCCTGTCGGTTCTGGAACGGACGTGGGACCGCTTTCCCCGGCTCACCCCCGAAAGCACTCGCAGAGGAATGGAGGCCGCCTTCTGGCCGGGCCGCCTGGAGGTGGTGTGGAAAGCCCCCCTCGTCGTCCTGGATGGGGGACACAATGAGGACGGGGTCCGGAAGCTGGTGGAGAGCGTACGGGAACTCTGGCCGGCCCGCAGGGTCGGAGTTGTGTACGCGGCCATGCGGGACAAGGAGTACGGAGCCTGTCTTTCCCTGCTGCAGGGCCTGTCGCCGGCGCTTTATGTCACGGCCGTCCCCGGGCTTTCGAGGAGCCTCGAACCCGCCGGGCTCCTGGAGGCGGCCGAGGGCCTTGCGTGGCGGAACATCCCATGTCCCTTCGATTCCCCCCTCGACGCCGTGGAGGCCGCGGCGGCGGAGAACGAAGTTGTCCTCGTCTGCGGCAGCCTCTACCTGATCGGCTGGGTTCGGCCCAGGCTGCGTCGGGGCGCCTGA